A genomic segment from Osmerus mordax isolate fOsmMor3 chromosome 5, fOsmMor3.pri, whole genome shotgun sequence encodes:
- the galm gene encoding aldose 1-epimerase, with protein sequence MTQVTHEMFGEIPGEGRVEKWILMSPNVTVEIINLGCIITSIKCKGKNGQVDDIVLGYDHLEGYVTDPRYFGAVVGRVANRIAGGRFVVEGRQYQLAINNGPNALHGGLKGFNKVLWGSEGVEGGVRLTHTSPDGDQGYPGEVQVLVTYILEGDTLTTQYQARSTRTTPINLTNHSYFNLAGQGSADIYDHEVSIFAQAYLPVDDTMIPTGEVRPVERTPFDLRRPVLIGSRLKDLPRPGFDHTFCLSSPGNPSVERPCARVCHPVSGRVLEVSTSQPGVQFYTANFLDGSLVGKGGASYRKHSAFCLETQNWPDAVNKTSFPDTLLRPGEEYRHVTRFTISTI encoded by the exons ATGACACAAGTCACACACGAGATGTTCGGTGAGATACCGGGGGAAGGTCGAGTGGAGAAATGGATACTCATGTCGCCTAACGTCACCGTGGAAATCATCAATCTCGGCTGCATCATCACATCTATAAAGTGTAAAGGAAAGAACGGTCAGGTTGATGACATTGTTCTGGGCTACGATCATTTGGAAG GTTATGTGACAGATCCTCGGTATTTTGGGGCCGTGGTGGGTCGGGTAGCTAATCGGATTGCCGGGGGGAGGTTCGTGGTGGAGGGGAGACAGTATCAGCTCGCTATCAACAATGGACCCAACGCCTTGCATGGAGGACTGAAGGGATTTAATAAG gtgctgtgggggagtgagggggtggagggtggggtgcgTCTCACGCACACCAGCCCTGATGGGGACCAGGGTTACCCTGGGGAGGTCCAGGTCTTGGTAACCTACATCCTGGAGGGGGATACCTTGACCACCCAGTACCAGGCCCGCTCCACCCGAACCACACCCATCAATCTCACCAACCACTCGTACTTCAACCTAGCTGGACAG GGCTCAGCTGATATCTACGACCATGAAGTCTCCATCTTTGCCCAAGCCTATCTACCTGTGGACGACACCATGATCCCAACCG GCGAGGTCAGACCAGTAGAACGCACTCCCTTTGACCTCCGGAGGCCTGTTCTGATTGGCTCCCGGCTGAAGGATCTGCCAAGGCCTGGGTTCGACCACACCTtctgcctgtcgtcacctgggAATCCTTCGGTGGAAAGACCATGTGCCag GGTGTGTCACCCTGTGAGTGGGCGTGTCCTGGAGGTCAGCACCAGCCAACCAGGTGTCCAGTTCTACACTGCCAACTTCCTGGATGGGTCATTGGTGGGAAAGGGTGGGGCCTCCTACAGGAAACACAGTGCCTTTTGTCTAGAGACCCAGAATTGGCCCGATGCTGTCAACAAG ACGTCCTTCCCGGACACTCTGctgaggccaggggaggagtaCAGACATGTGACTCGCTTCACCATCTCCACGATCTGA